Proteins encoded together in one Ferroglobus placidus DSM 10642 window:
- a CDS encoding ribonuclease Z, which produces MFLKVTFLGTSGTVPSVDRNTSSILLNYSGCKILFDCGEGTQRQMMKAKTGFNIEAIFITHLHTDHFIGVFGLLETMSLNSREKPLSIYTPNSKFLRKLFREFGYHNLGFPVRVVGLRDGDFVRFENFKVLAFKTDHIVESLGYAFVEDERRGKFNVEKARELGIPPGPLYSKLARGEAIEFGEKIITPDMVLGEKRPGWKVVYTGDTAPVEKLVEIAKNADLLIHDAAFTSELDDWAKETKHSTARDAAEIAKKANVKKLVLTHISARYSKEPEKLLEEAKKIFENVVVAEDFMEIELERD; this is translated from the coding sequence ATGTTTTTGAAAGTTACTTTTCTCGGAACTTCTGGGACAGTTCCGAGTGTCGATAGAAACACTTCTTCTATCCTCCTTAACTACTCCGGCTGTAAAATTCTCTTCGATTGCGGGGAAGGTACTCAGAGACAGATGATGAAAGCGAAAACCGGATTCAACATAGAGGCGATATTCATAACTCACCTCCACACAGATCATTTCATCGGCGTCTTTGGTTTGCTCGAAACGATGTCTCTCAACAGCAGAGAGAAACCTCTTTCGATATACACTCCTAACTCTAAATTCTTGAGAAAGCTTTTCAGAGAATTCGGCTACCACAACTTGGGGTTTCCGGTTAGGGTTGTCGGTTTGAGGGATGGAGATTTCGTTAGGTTTGAGAACTTCAAAGTTCTGGCTTTTAAAACCGATCACATAGTTGAAAGCTTGGGCTACGCTTTCGTAGAGGATGAGAGGAGGGGAAAGTTCAACGTGGAAAAAGCGAGAGAGCTTGGAATTCCTCCGGGGCCTCTTTACTCGAAGCTCGCGAGGGGAGAGGCAATTGAGTTCGGAGAGAAGATAATAACACCGGACATGGTTTTAGGGGAAAAAAGACCGGGGTGGAAAGTAGTTTATACCGGCGATACTGCTCCGGTGGAAAAGCTTGTGGAAATCGCTAAGAACGCCGACTTGCTTATACACGACGCAGCCTTCACTTCGGAGCTCGATGACTGGGCTAAAGAGACGAAACACTCAACAGCGAGAGATGCGGCTGAGATTGCGAAAAAAGCTAACGTGAAAAAGCTCGTTTTAACGCACATAAGTGCGCGCTACTCCAAAGAGCCGGAAAAACTTCTCGAAGAGGCTAAGAAAATTTTTGAAAATGTGGTTGTTGCCGAAGACTTCATGGAAATTGAGTTAGAGAGGGATTAA
- a CDS encoding cytochrome c biogenesis CcdA family protein has translation MIEFALAFLAGVVSVISPCVLPLIPVIFSASRFSWKEVFLIVFTMVATFVILGYFAGIFSNYLLTRVVASALLLLFGVILLENKVYEKYVILVSRISGKFSNVTSPLLLGFSLGLVWSPCIGPFVGALLSYAALSGSEKGASIMLSFGIGLALTLSFVALFSEKISYGKIARYEDKIRKAAGIIVVLYAFLFAFGIYSKIVALLARLIPL, from the coding sequence ATGATCGAGTTTGCTTTAGCTTTTTTAGCCGGAGTAGTTTCCGTAATCTCTCCTTGCGTTCTTCCTTTAATTCCAGTCATTTTCTCTGCAAGCCGATTCTCTTGGAAGGAAGTTTTCCTGATAGTTTTCACGATGGTGGCAACTTTCGTTATCCTCGGCTACTTTGCGGGAATTTTCTCCAACTACCTTCTCACGAGAGTAGTAGCATCTGCTCTCCTCCTACTCTTCGGCGTTATACTTCTTGAGAATAAGGTCTACGAAAAGTATGTCATTCTCGTTAGCAGAATATCCGGAAAATTCTCCAACGTAACCTCTCCGCTCCTCCTCGGTTTCTCCCTCGGTCTGGTTTGGTCTCCTTGCATAGGTCCCTTCGTCGGAGCTTTGTTGAGCTACGCAGCTTTATCCGGGAGCGAGAAGGGAGCTTCGATAATGTTAAGCTTTGGGATAGGCTTAGCTTTAACCCTTTCCTTCGTGGCTCTTTTTTCTGAGAAAATATCTTACGGAAAAATAGCAAGATACGAGGACAAAATAAGAAAAGCAGCCGGAATAATAGTCGTGCTCTACGCCTTTCTCTTCGCTTTTGGAATTTATTCGAAAATAGTAGCTCTCCTCGCGAGATTAATCCCTCTCTAA
- a CDS encoding RAD55 family ATPase, producing the protein MSTILIIGEPGTGKTRLIYKYLGEFDKALWITTTKSADIVRKEVESTFKGIDLWIVDTHTWQRRPTHTNKDLIVSNPLNLNEVSLAIGKALDNLKSNYFLAFDSISGLLLYHPPQKLIHFLRNIVVRVESENSSGIFTLVKNAHDIHTETSVSLIFSDIIELERQWVDGKVKRFLKIIRASEYIPVDMSEFEITENGIELPDVIDAYIRRKLKI; encoded by the coding sequence ATGTCCACAATACTCATCATAGGGGAACCGGGAACCGGAAAAACGAGGTTAATTTATAAGTATCTTGGAGAATTTGATAAAGCCCTCTGGATTACTACGACGAAAAGCGCTGATATCGTCAGAAAAGAAGTTGAATCAACGTTTAAAGGAATAGATTTGTGGATAGTCGACACTCACACCTGGCAAAGAAGACCGACCCACACAAACAAGGATTTAATCGTCTCTAATCCTCTCAACCTCAACGAGGTGAGCTTGGCGATAGGCAAAGCCCTCGACAACTTAAAAAGTAATTACTTCTTAGCCTTCGACTCGATTTCCGGTTTGCTCCTTTATCACCCTCCCCAGAAGCTTATACACTTCCTCAGAAACATAGTGGTTAGAGTAGAAAGTGAAAACAGCAGCGGGATTTTCACCCTCGTTAAGAACGCTCACGACATTCACACCGAAACTTCCGTCAGCTTGATCTTCTCAGACATTATAGAGTTGGAAAGGCAGTGGGTTGACGGAAAGGTGAAAAGGTTTTTGAAAATTATAAGAGCTTCGGAATACATTCCAGTTGATATGAGCGAGTTTGAAATAACGGAAAACGGAATAGAACTTCCAGATGTTATCGACGCGTATATCAGAAGAAAGCTGAAGATATGA
- a CDS encoding pyridoxal phosphate-dependent aminotransferase, whose translation MRRVDKIKPSATMKISSIAKELKRRGEDVIDLGVGEPDFPTPKHIVEAACKAAMEGKTKYAPTKGIPELLEAIAEKLREENGIDIEAKNVIVTPGAKYAIYEAMMTTIEEGDEVILLDPAWVSYEPCVILSGGKPVWVEHEENFEDAPIEDYVTNKTKMIVINSPNNPLGVVYPKEFLKKVRDLAVDHDILVMSDEIYEKIIFEGEHVSLASFDDMLERTITINGFSKTYSMTGFRLGYAAAPEWIVKGMEKIQSHSVSSPTTFVQYAGLAALKGDHSFLKEMVEEFKKRKEFLERKLKEMGLEFAPPKGAFYMFVKVGMDSEKFCEELLEKKKVAVTPGSAFGRKFTDWIRISYATSMENLERAVERIGEFLRG comes from the coding sequence TAAGATAAAGCCCTCCGCCACAATGAAAATTTCTTCCATCGCCAAGGAGTTAAAAAGGAGAGGAGAAGACGTTATAGACCTCGGAGTAGGAGAACCGGATTTTCCCACTCCCAAGCACATCGTAGAGGCTGCTTGTAAAGCTGCGATGGAGGGAAAGACGAAATACGCTCCAACGAAAGGGATTCCGGAGCTTCTCGAAGCCATAGCGGAGAAGCTAAGGGAGGAGAATGGAATAGACATTGAGGCAAAAAACGTGATTGTCACTCCTGGAGCGAAGTACGCTATTTACGAGGCTATGATGACAACGATTGAGGAAGGAGACGAGGTGATTTTGCTCGATCCAGCCTGGGTTAGTTACGAGCCATGCGTAATTCTTTCAGGAGGAAAGCCTGTTTGGGTGGAGCACGAGGAAAATTTCGAGGACGCTCCTATCGAAGATTATGTGACGAATAAAACTAAGATGATAGTCATTAATTCTCCCAACAACCCGCTCGGAGTGGTCTATCCGAAGGAGTTTTTGAAGAAAGTAAGAGATTTGGCTGTCGATCACGACATCTTGGTTATGTCGGACGAAATTTACGAAAAGATAATCTTTGAAGGAGAGCACGTTAGCTTAGCCTCCTTTGATGATATGCTCGAAAGGACGATCACGATAAACGGCTTCTCCAAAACCTACTCAATGACAGGCTTCAGACTCGGCTATGCAGCCGCTCCAGAATGGATCGTGAAGGGAATGGAGAAAATACAGTCTCACAGCGTTAGTTCTCCAACAACATTCGTGCAGTACGCGGGTTTAGCAGCTTTAAAAGGAGATCACAGCTTTTTAAAGGAAATGGTCGAGGAGTTTAAGAAAAGAAAGGAATTTCTCGAGAGAAAACTCAAAGAAATGGGTCTCGAATTCGCTCCTCCCAAAGGTGCTTTTTACATGTTCGTGAAAGTTGGGATGGACAGCGAAAAGTTCTGCGAAGAGCTACTCGAGAAGAAGAAAGTCGCCGTAACTCCCGGAAGCGCGTTCGGAAGGAAGTTCACCGACTGGATAAGAATAAGCTACGCAACTTCCATGGAAAATTTGGAGAGAGCGGTAGAGAGAATAGGTGAATTCCTCAGAGGGTAG